The Glycine soja cultivar W05 chromosome 9, ASM419377v2, whole genome shotgun sequence sequence ACTTGTTCTTCTCTTCGatcattaatttttctttcttactttTGACATCTTTCACTTTCACTTTTCTTAAATATGAACAGATACAGATTTGTAATAGCTTCAAAATAACCCTCTAACTATAcatttaactattttatttcataCATTTGTGAAAGTTCTAACAATTattgaggaagaaaaaaatgatgatttatgtaaaatgaaatcatgaacaatttaattattaaaatttatattatcgaGTGATCATTCTTGTCCgagttgaatttttaaaatggttatccttaaaacatatttatgcATATAGGGATGAAGTAAACATAAGGCAGCTTAATTAAGTCCTTGCTTTAGACTctctagaaaaaaattatttagtattaaaatttatacaacttttattattatagtatAGTGGTAATTAAAGTGGTTTCTTTAGAGAGGTAACTAAAGTGTTCTTATGaaagaaaaacttttttttaaagctcctatttttctgttattgtctcacacttaaaaattaattagtcactaattttaattaaataaattactattaatatatgatttttttcttcaatttagcccataaaatattattagttttaaaaagatttcatcttaaaagtTACTTTAAGCCTAAAAATATGTCAGATCGACTGTGTATGCGTCACTTAGGAATTGCCAAGCGGCCTTTTAACAGGACACGACCTTCTACATTATTATGTGATCTGaattaatacaaatttaaatatgttttaagtcttttaaatttgagagTTATTTTGGTTCCTAGTCCTCTAAGTTTAAATTTGTTAAGACCACCACATTAGTGCGTGTCAAACGTAATATAATGGATTTGCAATTTGTGACAGTTTCTTGCtgtgaaaatttgatttttaatttaacaagtaagataaaaataaataaataaataaatacatgatCGTTCACGAACTGAACATTGAACAAACAGAAATGAGAAAATCGAAACTCAAATAATTTTCCAACACTCTAACTATGCAATACGAGAATACAAAATCTTAAGCATCACGCGGAACCCTTGGGACTTTGGTAACGCCAGATATATTAGGCagatatcaatatatataatatttttgctaGCTTGGTATACTTCAAAGtatatagtataaaatatttttttaatttgaaggtatatattctattaaatattaaatagtaacccctcaaaaaaatattaaatagtagAATATATGGATATTTATTTGAGATTagtaagataaaaataactaataagttaataattaatttaggagaaaatctttaattttaatatttaaaataaaccggttaatagtaatatattcttttaattttatttagaagaaaatatttataattaaaaacatttttttgggACCTTTGTATTTGGTCAATTATTTTAGGCTTATAGCAAGTGATTGGATAAGTGAAGATCCAAGACCCTAAATGAatgaatacaaattataaaaaataaaattagtgggttcaattatataaatataaataaaataaaatataaaaatataaaattttatttataaatttaatgaattttaaaaagtaagagGGTACAAGTGAATGTAGATCCGTCACTTGTTTGGCTTATTTTACTTTTAGGCCGACAATGTTAATCTCTACCTTCAATCAATGCATTTCTTTTTAATGTACTAactaatataacaaaaattgtatttaaaaaatatatttattatcaaataatataaGTGCGGATACAAGAAGTGAGACATCGTAATAATAACTAAACCCACATGTatactcaattttatttttttttgcaggtaATTATCTAGTAGGTCCAGGTCCAAACATATGTAATTAAGTAAAGATACTACACATGGTGGTCCAAAATTGGTTACCATATACACACAAAATTGTTACGTGACTACAAATCAAAGATCAGAACAATCAGACaattatatgtttatatttaaagaaaaagaaagaatatgtGCATCTTATATGCATGTACGAGTGTGAACATTTCATGAATGAAATGTTAACCATTGCCTCCTACTTTATTTCTACAGTTTTGAAGCTATAATGTATCCAATTCTGGAGTTGCTTTAAATACctgaaatgaaaattttgtggAATTAGTTGAAACAATTATGAACAAAGTTTCTAACAAGCAAAAAGAACTAATACAGTAGACACctacaattttaaatataaatgtcGTGGAGTCTTTTATTATTAAGATTATATATGTTGTAGCTAAATCATGCCTAAGAGAAAAAAGACTTAGCTCAAGTATTAGAGTTTAAGTAGGGAAGCCTTGAAACCATTACAacattgttttagaaaataaaaactactagaaaaagaaaccatagaattataaaaaataaaaaagaagaagttatTGAATGAAATCGCCCTTTTTcatagaattataaaataaaaacaaaaattaatttgcaaGTGCAATGAAAGTACAAAAtcatcatataattaatttatagtacCTAATTAGATACAATAAAACatgttgtaacaaaaaaaatgggttaataattttttgtctaaaaataatttctaaaatttgatattaattcttctcttttaaaaaattaatatttttcgtttccatattttttaaaatactcgaAGTTTAATCCCTAAATCTAACATTTGTTCTGGTATATAAGATTCAAAGTTGAGAGAGagactaaaattaatattttaaaaatcattgacTAAATCAACAAGTCATTAGTTTAAATGGAACTAGATTCAATCACTTTAAACAAGGTCTTGAGTTTGAATTGTgtgaataaaaaagaacataattaagaagagaaatttcattaaaaatggtCATTCAAGTTCtctgacaaaaataatttatcgatAAAGTATATAGAAACTTCACACCAACAACATAGTCACATAAAAAATGTCATaggctaaaattaaaatttgaacatttttaaaggactaaaagcaccattaataaaaaaagaagacctAATTAATAAGTTCAATTCATTTGAAAGGAATGATATGCAagttctctctcacacacacattacttaacaatcaatttctcATTCAAAATCTATTAAGGTttgataattatttcaaaaataagagttttaaaaactaaaatatagaaACAACTAAAAgatcttttctattttcttaaattcttttgttttcatCTCATTCAACCTTTCTCGATTCCACCCTATTATGTGCCTTGTATCACCCTCCGCCTCCAATTGATTGAGCAACCTTCTCTAGtatattttgaaaactaaaCAAATTTTGAAAGTAGATATCAAACACATCTTAATtttctcttattcttttctcttcAAGATTACACCAAGATTATGAATATGGATTCAAGTTCCCTCCAAGGTGTACACATTCTAAAACTTCCCATAAGAAAAAATTGTGACGAGAACATGCTATAATATGCATCATTGTGTGACAAGGAACAAAatctattttctaaaattattgcataaatcatCAAGAAGGAAGTTAATAAGAATACCCTTTATAATAGCTATAGCAAAGTTGTTAAGCAGAAATATTGAAGGCAATGGTGAAAGCTATAACAATATAAACACTacttctttatgttttttttatgttttgttgccTCATTGAGAatggaatttaaaaaaaaaatcaaaatttgttctagAGCAATACCATAGTCAGAAATGCTACGTaatattcaatcaaaatatgcaTATGCAAATCAATGATCATAACCTCACCTTCAAAGTTCTTACTACTTCCATTTatgcttttgttgtttttctttccaaataAGCCTTTGATTGGAAAAATAGAATCCATAACTCATTCAGAGgtagtttcaggattctcagaATTGACACTAGGATAAACATTTTTCAGATCCTTAAGTAATTGTAGCTTCTCAATCTCCTTGTCTTTAACCAAAATAGTGTCCTTAAGGGAAGACACCTGAAAGGTTAggtagaaaattcaaacaagtTAAACTACTTGTCTACAAATTTAACTTATTGTCAGAAATTTTAAATCCTTGATAAATGCTAACTCCACCTTGGTCAGCAAATTGAACTAGTTGTCTTTCTAGTAGATAGTATATAAGATAGATATCAGAACTGAATTACTTATATCTTTCTATAGGTCTTTATAAGAAAGAgacaatgaaaagaaaggaatgtTGATACTAGATCAGATGAAAGGCATTGATgcattcataaaatatatattgaaagaaAAGTAACATAACCATATTAATCAAGTTAAGTACCTGCTCCATTAATTCTCTGACGTCTCTACCATCTTTGGTACTTTTAGCAGCACCTAACTCAACTCCAGAAACCCTCTCAGCAAACTTTAAAGTACTTAGAGATTCAGAAAAAGACTTTAAATCTGAATTAATTTGGACTAACATGAGTGTCTTGGCCTGACCACCTGtgcaataaaattaaacatatgtTTCAAATGGAATCTTATCTAATCAGAAATAGTGGTATAGAATACAAGTCCAAAAGACATAAAGAAACTCAAGGATTTTTCACTTTTGTGCATACTAGCAAGGCAAGACATGAAGTGTTAGATACTAGCAAGGCAAGGTAAGAAATGATAAACTATGATTTTACCAAGAGATGATTGCAGAAGTTGAGTAAGCTTGCTGTTTCTGTATGGTACATGGGAGGTTTTTTGAGCAAGAGCAAAAATGACATCTCCAAGGGCAGATAATGATTTGTTAATATGTTGTGCTTCCTTAAGTCTATCCCCAGTTACTTCAGAGCGATCTACCCTTTCACTTCCTGCCAAATCTACCAAATGAAGATTACCTTGAAGAGAAGAACCAGACTTCTTATCCTTCCCATGAACATGAATTGAGACCACACTGTGCACACAAGTGTATTGAAAGTCATTATACTAGAAGACTTGCATTGTTGAATTGTCAGGAGAGTGAAAAGACAAACCTGTGAGAACGACTACTTCTTTCATTCATAGCAGTGGAACCCTTGGCTCTATTTTTTAGGCCAATGTCCATTAGCTTAATGACATCTGAAGTTGATTTCACAGGTTGCATTGTAGCATCAGGTACTGCTAATCCATTTGGTTGAGAGTGACTTAATATCCCAAGTGTGTGCAAATCAAGGAAATCATAGGTCATAAACATGTCATGcttcatatattttcttttccaaaaataattgaaagaaaaactagaagaaGAAAGTTTATGCAAAGAATAAATTGTCCATAATAATTgaaaaaggatatttttttgAAGAAGCATCAGTTGATAACAAGTCACGCACTTGTTCATTATATATCTCAATTATTTGAACCCCAATGTCATACTCTATGGAGCCTTTTCTACTTGTGGATATGCTAAAGAGGTCATTAAGAGCTCGATAGTTAACACCAAGACTCTCAGTTGTTGCACCATTTGGACCACTCTAAGAAATAATGACATCTTATAGAATGAGTAATTCCTTTATCTAAAATGatgaatgatatatatatataaagttgctTACCATTGTGTAAGTTTTCCCTGAACCAGTCTGGCCATAAGCAAATATACATACATTAAACCCATCAAGTACTGATCGTATAAAGGCTTGTATGTCAGCATACACCTCAGCTGCATCATTTAGAGTAATAACAATCAACACAACAATAAAGTGTAAAAAATCCAAATAACAAGAAATTGGAGTCTATATAAATAGGTAGtattataatgaaaaaatgtttttccatTCAAAGCCTAATGGCAAATGGTGAGTATATAGAAATAAACCTTGAGTTGAGGTTGGGCCAAAGACCTTGTTGAACTTAAATGTTCTAAGTGCTTCTTTTCCTTGTTTGGCGGGATTTGCCACAACCAAGTCTGTTTCACCAATGTGTTCCACAATagattgtttttccttttgtccAGGAAGAAATGGTCTAAGTCGACAATATACTCTAATATTTCCTGTATTGGAAATGTTTCACATGAATTCAGAATCAACTCACATCAATTACATGTTAGAAAAACACATATAATGCCACCTTTTAATTCTTGAACTTCATTGAACAATTTTCGATTTTCTGCAAGAACTATTTGATAACTCTCAGCTGCATCTACTAGTGATTTAAGATTTATACCTGAACAAGTTACAATACAATTATCATAccttacctctttcaaaaaaacaaaataaaatggagGGTAAGGGGAGCATAAAAGTGACATGTAATTGCAAACTAGGCTTACCTAATAGATTACATTCCTCAGAATAAATCTTTTGCTCTTTCATAGCATCTTGCTTAATGGATTCCCATGACAGTTTCAATTTCTGGATGTTTGCAAGTTTAGtagaaaattgaaatatttgac is a genomic window containing:
- the LOC114368484 gene encoding kinesin-like protein KIN-14P, which encodes MNPPSNNHTIEPRDLGNSSANFNGINSLQSKVSSEAKFQHILHSPVMTEPSTTLISQVGHKFPEVFRLRQGSYGDLPSAKISELMKSTSLDNAPTQSLLSVVNGILEESVERRNGEIPHRVACLLRKVVQEIERRISTQAAHLKTQNNLFKAREEKYHSRIKILEALTFGTKEESEVGRTKKEDKKMENDKDVIRYTKDIEDKNMEISTLKQELETMRKTYEVQLSQLEAKAEAEKKVDDKEIIKYVKELEDKNMEVLTLKKNLETMKKTYEIQCSQLEAKTEKEKMADDKGVIKYIKELEDKNVEILAFKQELETLKKTYEVKCSQLEAKVNEKENVDDKEIIKYIKELEDKNVEISTFKQELETTKKTYEVKCSQLEAKVEDAKEELKHKSQEYEHLLEKLRNEVKENEVISESKYQKWIMKENEIRKAVNFQFSSIQKLKLSWESIKQDAMKEQKIYSEECNLLGINLKSLVDAAESYQIVLAENRKLFNEVQELKGNIRVYCRLRPFLPGQKEKQSIVEHIGETDLVVANPAKQGKEALRTFKFNKVFGPTSTQAEVYADIQAFIRSVLDGFNVCIFAYGQTGSGKTYTMSGPNGATTESLGVNYRALNDLFSISTSRKGSIEYDIGVQIIEIYNEQVRDLLSTDASSKKLGILSHSQPNGLAVPDATMQPVKSTSDVIKLMDIGLKNRAKGSTAMNERSSRSHSVVSIHVHGKDKKSGSSLQGNLHLVDLAGSERVDRSEVTGDRLKEAQHINKSLSALGDVIFALAQKTSHVPYRNSKLTQLLQSSLGGQAKTLMLVQINSDLKSFSESLSTLKFAERVSGVELGAAKSTKDGRDVRELMEQVSSLKDTILVKDKEIEKLQLLKDLKNVYPSVNSENPETTSE